From a single Planctellipticum variicoloris genomic region:
- a CDS encoding GmrSD restriction endonuclease domain-containing protein, with amino-acid sequence MAGEATVEYGTKTILELRNLQENGHLNLEPGFQRKSVWKITDRRKLIQSVLEGYPVPSIFLYRREENGVPMYDVLDGKQRLETIFMFSRLRPFNRLGFGVKFEFFSDEGLHEWDWKSLERWERTANFLMYKIQVAEVGGSLSDIVDLFVRINSTGKALTTSEKRHAKFYNSPFLKDAERLARRHREFLTAQRIVSATDIDRMRDVELVSELLASIASGGPIHKKQAVDKAIGNEAAPPRELKKAIDEFSATLRAVRQVCPSLKSTRFKNSAEFYTLFLVIWQMLQQKLIFNNRRLNAVAADLLQQFSDGVDAVREQQRKARGPTPEQQVYVDYLMLTQQSTDNLAQRRRRAEMIEQLLSGLFEAKDERRIFSPEQRRLLWNSDEKKCCSLCGVRLDWNNFQVDHIAPHSRGGKTDLANAALACSSCNASKGAVRNGRR; translated from the coding sequence ATGGCGGGCGAAGCTACCGTCGAGTACGGAACGAAGACGATCCTCGAATTGAGGAACCTGCAGGAGAACGGTCACCTCAATCTTGAGCCCGGCTTCCAGCGGAAGAGCGTCTGGAAGATCACGGACCGCCGAAAGCTGATCCAGTCTGTCCTGGAGGGATATCCTGTTCCGTCGATCTTCCTTTACCGTCGCGAAGAGAACGGCGTGCCGATGTACGACGTGCTGGATGGTAAGCAGCGGCTCGAAACGATTTTCATGTTTTCGCGTCTGCGGCCATTCAATCGTCTGGGCTTCGGTGTGAAATTCGAATTCTTCAGTGACGAAGGTCTTCACGAATGGGACTGGAAATCTCTCGAACGCTGGGAACGGACCGCAAACTTCCTGATGTACAAAATCCAGGTTGCTGAGGTCGGCGGTTCCTTGTCCGACATCGTGGATCTATTTGTCCGTATCAACTCGACCGGCAAGGCTCTGACGACCAGCGAAAAGCGGCATGCCAAGTTCTACAACAGCCCATTTCTCAAGGACGCAGAACGTCTCGCCAGGCGGCATCGTGAATTCCTCACGGCCCAGCGAATCGTTTCCGCCACCGACATCGACCGCATGCGCGACGTCGAACTTGTGAGTGAACTCCTGGCTTCCATCGCGTCGGGCGGTCCCATTCATAAGAAGCAGGCCGTCGACAAGGCGATTGGAAACGAAGCCGCCCCTCCCCGCGAGCTGAAGAAAGCCATTGACGAATTCTCGGCCACGCTGCGAGCCGTTAGACAAGTGTGCCCGAGCCTGAAGTCGACGCGATTCAAGAATTCAGCGGAGTTCTACACACTGTTCCTGGTGATCTGGCAGATGCTTCAGCAGAAGCTGATTTTCAACAATCGCCGGCTGAACGCGGTCGCTGCGGACCTGCTGCAGCAGTTCTCCGACGGTGTCGACGCGGTTCGCGAGCAGCAGCGGAAGGCCCGCGGACCGACTCCCGAGCAGCAAGTCTACGTGGACTACCTCATGCTGACCCAGCAGTCGACCGACAATCTGGCGCAGCGTAGACGGCGGGCGGAGATGATCGAACAACTTCTCAGCGGCCTATTCGAGGCCAAGGATGAACGCCGAATCTTCAGTCCCGAGCAGCGGCGACTCCTCTGGAACAGTGACGAGAAGAAGTGCTGCTCGTTGTGTGGCGTGCGTCTCGATTGGAACAACTTCCAGGTGGACCACATTGCCCCACACAGCAGGGGCGGCAAGACAGACCTCGCCAATGCCGCGTTGGCCTGCTCGTCGTGTAACGCATCAAAAGGGGCCGTTCGCAACGGCCGCCGGTAA
- a CDS encoding AAA family ATPase — MYVETLALANLRTFVRNELEFVHPDKAYRPRHPKTEAEEKLLPKPRLPNVNLLLGDNGSGKSTILRAIAQAALGPAARDASLGDNAQIRWGEQKAIVDAGLLLHAQDQAAGRMLKSRTVFTREGELELGEFTEPDKDAWKLVYSSKNDAFFVVGYGATRRVERAENVDVGARTKKSFARAQRVQSLFEDFFSLIPLSYWLPREKTHNPGRYKQVVTLLNRLLKPGNYVFTEEQNDGGDYLFSRGGMPIPFQHLSDGYRAFIGWVADLLYHVCFGAPSGKMLIDGCGIVMVDEIDLHLHPKWQMQVIGTVAKALPKMQFIFTSHSPLVAGSLEWMNIITLKAGEKSNRTTVKRLEESIHGLDADQLLVSGLFGLKTTRSRAKSSELNRLTLLARDGNEQAAKALVESLARGMEETR, encoded by the coding sequence ATGTATGTCGAGACGTTGGCGCTGGCGAACCTCCGGACGTTCGTGAGGAACGAACTGGAGTTCGTGCATCCGGACAAGGCGTACCGGCCGCGACATCCAAAGACTGAGGCGGAGGAAAAGCTGCTGCCGAAGCCGCGGCTGCCGAACGTCAACCTGCTGCTGGGGGACAACGGCTCGGGGAAGAGCACGATTCTGCGGGCGATTGCGCAGGCCGCGCTGGGGCCGGCGGCTCGGGATGCCTCGCTGGGGGACAACGCGCAGATTCGCTGGGGGGAGCAAAAGGCGATTGTGGACGCCGGTCTGCTGCTGCATGCGCAGGACCAGGCGGCGGGGCGGATGCTGAAGTCGCGGACGGTGTTTACGCGGGAAGGGGAGCTGGAGCTGGGGGAGTTCACCGAACCGGATAAGGACGCCTGGAAGCTGGTTTACAGCTCGAAGAACGACGCGTTCTTTGTGGTGGGTTACGGGGCCACCCGGCGGGTGGAGCGGGCCGAGAACGTGGACGTCGGGGCCCGGACGAAGAAGTCGTTTGCGCGGGCGCAGCGGGTGCAGAGCCTGTTTGAGGACTTCTTTTCGCTGATCCCGTTGTCGTACTGGCTGCCGCGCGAAAAGACTCACAATCCGGGGCGTTACAAGCAGGTGGTGACGCTGCTGAACCGGTTGCTGAAACCGGGGAACTATGTGTTTACGGAGGAGCAGAACGACGGGGGGGATTATCTGTTTTCGCGGGGGGGGATGCCGATTCCGTTTCAGCATCTGTCGGACGGATACCGGGCGTTTATCGGCTGGGTGGCCGATCTGCTGTACCACGTCTGTTTCGGGGCGCCGTCGGGCAAGATGCTGATCGACGGCTGCGGGATCGTAATGGTGGACGAGATCGATCTGCACCTGCATCCGAAGTGGCAGATGCAGGTGATTGGGACGGTGGCGAAGGCGTTGCCGAAGATGCAGTTCATTTTCACGTCGCACAGTCCGCTGGTGGCGGGGAGCCTGGAGTGGATGAACATCATCACGCTGAAGGCGGGGGAGAAATCGAACCGGACGACGGTGAAGCGTCTGGAGGAGAGCATTCACGGTCTGGATGCGGATCAGTTGCTGGTGTCGGGGCTGTTCGGTCTGAAGACGACGCGATCACGGGCGAAGTCCAGTGAACTCAATCGATTGACTCTGCTGGCTCGCGACGGCAATGAACAGGCCGCGAAAGCGCTGGTCGAAAGTCTCGCTCGCGGAATGGAGGAGACGCGATGA
- the pglX gene encoding BREX-2 system adenine-specific DNA-methyltransferase PglX, which translates to MLDRSALLSDLQKLLAKLEADLLERSASADVPEVGETLKKEFERAQQAERTAQNYEDWRSDAVTQHAAAWVLSAVFVRFLEDNSLIEPPWIAGPGERLQRARDEHELYFRQHPKETDRDYLLHTFDELAGLPGTRDVFGGHNPLRELPNWLSGDAAGELLRFFQKIDANTGALVHDFTDPARDTRFLGDLYQDLSEAARKKYALLQTPEFVEEFILDRTLEPAIEEFGLGPADGAPASDPQLSTLNAQLFRMIDPACGSGHFLLGAFRRILDRWQRLEPGTNVRVLVQRALDSIHGVDVNPYAIAIARFRLLLAALRACGIRRLADAPAFRLNVVCGDSLLHAPLKSGSKHYSKGQLEFQEILAEASEDTECEHAYQSEDLSALKSILRSGTYHAVVANPPYITPNDQQLNERYRRRFHSCHMKYSLTVPFLERIFRLAVAGGYTGQITGNAFMKAAFGQKLIEDFLPTVDLTHVIDTSGAYIPGHGTPTVILLGRNRRPLSSTLRTVMGIKGEPATPRDPSHGLVWSLIVAHIDTPESPNEFVNVSDSSRAQFQKHPWSIGGGGLSQLKEALERKNERTLRSIASVVGVFGMTNADQVILAPERCFQRRKVERHAIRRLILGEELRDWVIDDGDFALFPYGRTDLIDLPEIPGVHRWCWHCRTVLGNRATFNKRTYFEEGRPWWEWHQVSLERLLTKWTIIYAFVSTHNNFILDRRGQLSKETSRIIKLMDGADEGDYLSVLGCLNSSTACFWIKQVCFPKGGDHVGQEGARVRRTLWDERFNFNATSVEDIPLPESLSVALPRLLDVLGQKHEAVSPNSLRRQGVLSRDAITHALAVSHEVRGQMIAAQEELDWECYRLYGLLDEDLTLPEPPALQLGQRAFEIVLARKMAAGETQTTWFARHGSTPITELPADWPADYRRLVERRIELIETDPNIRLIEQPEYKRRWNTEPWESQLERALREWLLDRLESYFDFDGRMNDAGTPTSQVDIGLISVAKLADIARNDPQFQEVGALYRDDPAFDVQRLVEELVAAESVPLLPVLRYKDKGLRNRAEWEKTWDLQRREDAGEAVGTIPVPPKYTSADFLKSDFWRLRGKLDVPKERWVSFPHCDGADGTAMIAWAGYDHLQLAQAISAYYVDVQERLGGRDDPRLPPLLAGLAELVPWLKQWHNAPDAAFGGQAMGDYFEGFVQEEARELGLTVAELKGWKPPAKVGKGRKKTS; encoded by the coding sequence ATGCTCGACCGCTCCGCTCTCCTCTCCGACCTGCAAAAGCTCCTCGCGAAGCTCGAAGCCGATCTGCTCGAACGGAGCGCCTCGGCCGACGTGCCCGAGGTGGGCGAAACGCTCAAAAAGGAATTTGAGCGGGCCCAGCAGGCCGAGCGGACGGCGCAGAACTATGAGGACTGGCGGAGCGACGCCGTCACGCAGCACGCCGCGGCCTGGGTGTTGTCGGCGGTGTTTGTGCGCTTCCTCGAAGACAACAGTCTGATCGAGCCGCCGTGGATTGCGGGGCCGGGGGAGCGGCTGCAGCGGGCCCGCGACGAGCACGAGCTCTACTTCCGGCAGCATCCGAAGGAGACCGACCGGGACTACCTTCTCCACACCTTCGACGAGCTGGCCGGGCTTCCGGGGACGCGGGACGTGTTTGGCGGCCACAACCCGCTCCGCGAACTGCCAAACTGGCTCTCGGGCGACGCCGCCGGCGAACTGCTGCGGTTCTTCCAGAAGATCGACGCCAACACGGGCGCCCTGGTCCACGACTTCACCGACCCGGCCCGGGACACCCGCTTCCTCGGCGATCTCTACCAGGACCTCTCCGAAGCCGCCCGTAAGAAGTACGCCCTGCTGCAGACGCCGGAGTTCGTGGAAGAATTCATCCTCGACCGAACGCTGGAGCCGGCCATCGAAGAATTTGGCCTGGGCCCCGCGGACGGAGCACCGGCCTCCGACCCTCAACTCTCAACTCTCAACGCTCAACTCTTCCGCATGATCGATCCGGCGTGTGGCAGCGGGCACTTCCTGCTCGGTGCCTTCCGACGCATCCTCGATCGCTGGCAGCGGCTCGAACCCGGCACCAATGTGCGGGTCCTCGTTCAGCGGGCGCTCGACAGCATTCACGGCGTCGATGTGAACCCGTACGCGATCGCCATTGCGCGGTTCCGGCTGCTGCTGGCGGCGCTGCGGGCCTGCGGCATCCGGCGGCTGGCCGACGCCCCAGCGTTCCGGCTGAATGTGGTCTGCGGCGATTCGCTGCTGCACGCTCCACTCAAAAGTGGGAGCAAACACTACTCAAAGGGACAATTGGAGTTCCAGGAAATCCTCGCTGAGGCATCCGAAGATACCGAGTGTGAGCACGCCTATCAAAGCGAAGACCTGTCAGCGTTGAAGTCGATCCTTCGGTCTGGGACGTATCACGCAGTCGTCGCCAACCCGCCCTACATTACGCCAAATGATCAGCAGCTCAATGAGCGTTACCGAAGACGCTTTCATTCGTGCCACATGAAGTATTCGCTGACAGTGCCATTTCTCGAACGCATCTTCCGGCTGGCGGTCGCCGGAGGGTACACGGGGCAGATCACCGGTAACGCGTTTATGAAAGCGGCCTTCGGCCAGAAGCTCATCGAGGACTTCCTCCCGACAGTAGATCTAACGCACGTAATTGACACTAGCGGCGCATATATCCCCGGACATGGCACGCCCACAGTCATTCTACTTGGGCGAAATAGACGGCCATTATCAAGCACGCTTCGGACGGTAATGGGCATTAAAGGTGAACCTGCAACACCTCGAGATCCTTCACATGGGTTAGTGTGGTCATTGATTGTCGCTCACATCGACACGCCGGAATCGCCGAATGAGTTTGTAAATGTTTCTGACTCATCACGTGCACAGTTCCAAAAACACCCGTGGTCAATAGGAGGTGGTGGGCTTTCGCAGTTGAAGGAGGCACTTGAACGCAAAAATGAACGGACCCTTCGTAGCATTGCAAGCGTGGTCGGCGTATTCGGCATGACAAACGCGGATCAGGTGATTCTTGCTCCTGAGCGTTGCTTTCAGCGCAGGAAGGTGGAACGCCACGCAATACGACGACTGATCCTAGGCGAGGAACTCAGAGACTGGGTGATCGACGATGGAGACTTTGCGTTGTTTCCGTATGGACGCACCGATCTGATCGACTTGCCTGAAATCCCCGGCGTTCATCGGTGGTGTTGGCATTGCCGCACAGTCTTGGGAAACCGCGCCACTTTCAACAAACGCACCTATTTCGAGGAGGGGCGTCCGTGGTGGGAGTGGCACCAGGTCTCACTGGAGCGACTGCTTACGAAATGGACTATTATTTACGCATTTGTTTCCACGCACAACAATTTCATTCTTGACCGCCGTGGGCAGCTCTCAAAAGAGACCTCGCGCATTATTAAGCTGATGGATGGGGCAGACGAGGGCGACTACCTTTCTGTGCTTGGCTGCCTGAATAGCTCAACTGCGTGCTTCTGGATTAAGCAGGTATGCTTTCCCAAAGGTGGTGACCACGTCGGGCAGGAGGGTGCGCGAGTCCGGCGTACTCTGTGGGACGAGAGGTTCAACTTTAATGCCACGAGCGTTGAGGATATTCCTCTTCCGGAGAGTCTTTCGGTTGCGTTGCCGCGTCTCCTTGATGTCCTCGGCCAGAAACACGAGGCAGTCTCACCAAACTCTTTGAGACGACAGGGTGTGCTTTCGCGGGATGCGATTACGCATGCTCTCGCTGTGTCGCATGAAGTCCGAGGGCAGATGATCGCCGCCCAGGAAGAACTCGACTGGGAATGCTACCGCCTCTACGGCCTGCTCGACGAAGACCTCACGCTCCCCGAACCGCCCGCGCTGCAGCTCGGCCAGCGGGCGTTCGAGATTGTGCTGGCCCGGAAGATGGCGGCCGGCGAAACGCAGACTACCTGGTTCGCCCGCCACGGCTCCACCCCCATCACCGAACTCCCCGCCGACTGGCCCGCCGATTACCGCCGGCTGGTCGAACGCCGGATCGAGCTGATCGAGACCGACCCGAACATCCGGCTGATCGAACAGCCCGAATACAAACGCCGCTGGAACACCGAGCCGTGGGAGTCGCAGCTCGAACGCGCCCTGCGCGAATGGCTCCTCGATCGGCTGGAGAGCTACTTCGACTTTGACGGCCGGATGAACGACGCCGGGACTCCGACGTCGCAGGTCGACATCGGGCTGATCTCCGTGGCGAAGCTCGCCGACATCGCCCGGAACGATCCGCAGTTCCAGGAGGTCGGGGCCCTCTACCGCGACGACCCGGCGTTCGACGTCCAGCGGCTGGTCGAAGAATTGGTCGCCGCCGAGAGCGTGCCGCTGCTGCCCGTCCTCCGCTACAAGGACAAGGGGCTCCGCAATCGGGCCGAGTGGGAAAAGACCTGGGACCTGCAGCGCCGGGAAGACGCCGGCGAGGCGGTCGGCACGATTCCCGTCCCGCCCAAGTACACCAGCGCCGACTTTCTGAAGAGCGATTTCTGGCGGCTGCGCGGCAAGCTGGATGTGCCGAAGGAGCGGTGGGTCAGTTTTCCGCACTGCGACGGGGCAGACGGGACGGCGATGATCGCCTGGGCGGGGTACGATCACCTGCAGCTCGCGCAGGCGATCAGCGCGTACTACGTCGACGTGCAGGAACGGCTGGGCGGCCGGGACGATCCCCGGCTGCCGCCGCTGCTGGCGGGTCTGGCGGAACTGGTCCCCTGGCTGAAACAATGGCACAACGCCCCGGACGCGGCTTTCGGCGGCCAGGCGATGGGGGATTATTTTGAAGGGTTCGTGCAGGAAGAGGCCCGCGAGCTGGGGCTGACGGTGGCGGAGCTGAAGGGGTGGAAGCCGCCGGCGAAGGTGGGTAAGGGTCGGAAGAAGACTTCGTAA
- the pglW gene encoding BREX system serine/threonine kinase PglW, which yields MTTAKNWTAISESKFPWEQEALEFVRSHFPTHEPFRAWSNFEFIADDGSINEVDLLVFTTAGFFLIEIKSQPGRLTGDAGTWTWFSDGKFKTVDNPLIGTNLKAKKLRSLLERQKAFKKERLPFVEPLVFCSAAQLQLELEGNARLRVCPRDRPKSDGSPERLGIMAAIRRRDFPGLEAPPKGTHDRPTAKLVAQALEQAGIRPSQRLRKVSDYVLQKLVGEGPGYQDWEARHAQVKESVRRVRLYLVRAGATPEERQMRERAALREFQLLETLQHPGILKVYGYTEHEVGSALIFEQDPLSIRLDHFLRQRSDSLSYDVRLDLVRQLAEVVRFAHDKRIVHRALCPQSILVTAADTDRPRLKVFNWQVGYRDSSSSTGASRQVSATSHVERLVDQAGTAYMAPEALTDDAFGEHLDVFSLGAIAYHIFSGQPPAADAIALSEKLRDTTGLQISSVLNGAGEWLQLLIQGATHPVVMNRTDSVALFLETLDEVENELTTPEHEYGDDPTRAATGDVLPGGYRVVRRIGQGSTSVALLVEQNDQDFVLKVANSPEQNARIQDEADILAKLRHSHIVEYVKTVELGDRLGLLLRPVFVDKDKRSIETLGRRVYHEGPLHIDLLQRFGEDLLGVVSHLEEQGIPHRDIKPENIAIGMVGRGDKLHLVLFDFSLSRMPPENIVAGTQAYLDPFLRLRKPPRWDLHAERYAVALTLYELAIGQLPEWGDGKSDASQLPSTVEITLDAEKFDPGLREPLIGFFRRALRRNIAERFDNAEDMLQAWRDSFRKVDQVSPPIDPAGKAELEQRLAEATFDTSILELGLGTRATNVLDRANILTVEDLLSTPGGRLLRLRGVGNKTRREIAAAVKILRDRLGKPAGAEESAAEEPESQVESLASATLSVDLMAERLLRTGSREGESVTQVVRLLLGLGDAGPWPAQADIARVVGVTRARVGQIVGKLQARWAKDPALTKLRIDLDGIVAGQGGVMTIPELAEAVLVARGSMVEEPLRTDRARAVVRAALEVERTMSDPKLAVQRDGGRVLVARNAELLAWAGKLGDVADSLAAEDPLAGASRVLERLREVPAPAGADIADPRLLRLAAAVSRTAAVSSRQELYPRGMSALRTLKLSQGAIFGVSALTVPQIRERVSSRYPEAAPLPDRPQLDDLLREAGFEFEWDATLKVGQGAYKPKFRNSLSVTSGSTPTSRLETLSGRGEPGEVTPEEADARQFEEKLQRAMTEGAFLCLQVSPKEFDAARDELCRRFDVELIDLEGVFLDALQDVVVKAKVDWDLVLQTDAAPNQGDWDKLLMLVGRAMPAVEARLLQAQKTMVVIYAGLLSRYGQMDLLSRLSQKVGRRDGIPGLWLLLPGEQPLLDGKSVPLIGPGQRAKIPQSWIKNVHRGRKSKRDEEEDFTAEARRSRRREGADRIPDAQQDRS from the coding sequence ATGACGACCGCAAAGAACTGGACTGCGATCAGCGAATCGAAATTTCCCTGGGAGCAGGAGGCTCTGGAGTTCGTCCGCAGCCACTTCCCCACGCACGAGCCGTTCCGCGCCTGGTCGAATTTCGAGTTCATCGCCGACGATGGCAGCATTAACGAGGTCGACCTCCTCGTCTTCACCACCGCCGGCTTCTTCTTGATCGAGATCAAAAGCCAGCCCGGGCGGCTGACGGGGGACGCCGGCACCTGGACGTGGTTCTCGGACGGCAAATTCAAGACCGTCGACAACCCGTTGATCGGCACCAACCTCAAGGCGAAGAAGCTGCGCTCACTGCTGGAGCGGCAGAAGGCTTTCAAGAAGGAACGGCTGCCCTTCGTCGAGCCTCTCGTCTTCTGTTCGGCCGCGCAACTCCAGTTGGAGCTGGAAGGAAACGCCCGGCTGCGCGTCTGCCCGCGGGACCGGCCGAAATCGGACGGAAGCCCCGAGCGGCTTGGCATCATGGCGGCAATCCGCCGCCGGGACTTCCCGGGGCTCGAAGCTCCCCCCAAGGGGACGCACGACCGCCCCACGGCGAAGCTCGTCGCTCAGGCGTTGGAACAGGCCGGCATCCGGCCGTCGCAGCGGCTGCGGAAAGTTTCTGACTACGTCCTGCAGAAACTTGTCGGCGAGGGGCCCGGCTACCAGGACTGGGAGGCCAGGCATGCCCAGGTGAAGGAGTCCGTCCGGCGGGTGCGACTCTACCTCGTCCGCGCAGGCGCCACGCCGGAAGAGCGGCAGATGCGGGAACGCGCGGCCCTGCGGGAGTTCCAACTCCTGGAAACATTGCAGCATCCCGGCATTCTGAAAGTCTACGGCTACACGGAACACGAAGTCGGCTCGGCGTTGATCTTCGAGCAGGATCCGCTCAGCATCCGGCTCGACCATTTCCTCCGCCAGCGATCCGATTCGCTCAGCTACGACGTCCGGCTCGATCTCGTCCGCCAGCTGGCCGAGGTCGTCCGGTTCGCTCATGACAAGCGCATCGTCCATCGGGCTCTCTGCCCGCAGAGCATTCTGGTCACTGCCGCCGATACCGACCGGCCGCGGCTGAAGGTTTTCAACTGGCAGGTTGGCTACCGCGACAGCTCCTCGTCGACCGGCGCGTCCCGTCAAGTTTCCGCCACGTCACACGTCGAACGGCTGGTCGATCAGGCCGGTACCGCCTATATGGCGCCCGAAGCCCTGACCGACGACGCTTTTGGCGAGCATCTCGACGTCTTCTCCTTGGGCGCCATCGCCTACCACATCTTCTCCGGCCAGCCACCCGCGGCCGACGCCATCGCACTGAGCGAGAAGCTGCGGGATACGACCGGGCTGCAGATCAGTTCCGTGCTCAATGGCGCCGGGGAATGGCTCCAACTCCTGATCCAGGGGGCCACCCATCCGGTTGTCATGAACCGGACGGACTCCGTGGCCCTGTTCCTGGAAACGCTTGACGAGGTCGAGAACGAGCTGACCACCCCGGAACACGAATACGGCGACGATCCGACGCGGGCTGCGACGGGCGATGTCCTTCCCGGCGGCTATCGAGTCGTCCGGCGGATTGGTCAGGGCTCGACGTCCGTGGCCCTGCTGGTCGAGCAGAACGACCAGGACTTCGTCCTCAAAGTCGCGAATTCTCCCGAGCAGAATGCCCGGATCCAGGACGAAGCGGACATCCTGGCGAAGCTCCGGCACTCCCACATCGTGGAGTATGTGAAGACCGTCGAGCTCGGCGACCGGCTGGGCCTGTTGCTCCGGCCGGTGTTTGTCGACAAGGACAAGCGGTCGATCGAGACTCTCGGCCGACGGGTTTACCACGAAGGACCGCTGCACATCGATCTGTTGCAGCGTTTCGGCGAAGATCTGCTCGGTGTGGTCAGCCATCTGGAAGAACAGGGCATCCCGCACCGCGATATCAAGCCCGAGAACATCGCCATCGGGATGGTCGGCCGCGGTGACAAGCTGCACCTGGTGCTGTTCGATTTCTCGCTGTCGCGGATGCCCCCGGAGAACATTGTCGCGGGAACCCAAGCCTACCTCGACCCCTTTCTGCGGTTGCGCAAACCTCCGCGGTGGGACCTGCATGCTGAGCGGTACGCAGTAGCGCTGACGCTCTACGAACTGGCAATCGGGCAGCTTCCGGAGTGGGGGGATGGAAAATCGGACGCCTCGCAGCTGCCGTCGACGGTCGAAATCACACTCGACGCTGAGAAGTTCGATCCCGGCCTGCGCGAACCGCTGATCGGCTTTTTCCGTCGGGCCCTCCGTCGCAATATCGCCGAACGATTCGACAACGCCGAGGACATGCTCCAGGCCTGGCGCGACAGTTTTCGGAAAGTCGATCAGGTCAGTCCGCCCATCGATCCGGCCGGGAAAGCCGAGCTCGAACAGCGGCTGGCCGAGGCGACGTTCGACACCTCGATCCTCGAACTCGGCCTGGGGACGCGGGCGACCAACGTGCTCGACCGCGCTAATATCCTGACCGTCGAAGACCTGCTTTCGACTCCCGGGGGACGTCTGCTGCGTCTGCGGGGGGTTGGCAACAAGACCCGCCGCGAGATTGCGGCGGCCGTTAAGATTCTGCGAGACCGGCTCGGTAAGCCGGCCGGCGCCGAGGAGTCCGCTGCCGAGGAGCCCGAGTCACAGGTTGAATCTCTGGCCTCGGCGACGCTCAGCGTCGACCTGATGGCCGAGCGGCTGCTCAGGACTGGCTCGCGAGAGGGAGAGTCCGTGACCCAGGTGGTCCGGCTGCTGCTGGGGCTGGGAGACGCCGGGCCGTGGCCGGCGCAGGCCGACATTGCCAGAGTCGTTGGCGTTACCCGCGCCCGCGTCGGTCAGATCGTCGGCAAGCTGCAGGCCCGCTGGGCCAAGGACCCCGCCCTCACGAAACTGCGGATCGACCTCGACGGGATCGTCGCCGGCCAGGGGGGCGTGATGACGATCCCCGAACTGGCCGAGGCCGTCCTCGTCGCCCGCGGTTCGATGGTCGAAGAGCCGCTGCGGACCGATCGAGCTCGCGCGGTGGTCCGCGCCGCCCTCGAAGTCGAACGGACAATGTCCGATCCGAAGCTGGCCGTGCAGCGCGATGGGGGCCGGGTCCTCGTCGCCCGCAATGCTGAGCTGCTCGCCTGGGCCGGGAAACTGGGGGACGTGGCCGACAGCCTGGCGGCCGAAGATCCCCTCGCCGGCGCCTCCCGGGTGCTGGAACGTCTGCGCGAAGTCCCGGCCCCTGCGGGTGCAGACATCGCCGATCCCCGGTTGCTCCGCCTGGCGGCCGCCGTCTCACGCACGGCCGCGGTCTCCAGCCGGCAGGAGCTTTACCCACGCGGCATGTCGGCCCTGCGGACCCTCAAGTTGTCGCAGGGGGCGATCTTCGGCGTCAGCGCGCTGACGGTGCCGCAGATCCGTGAACGGGTCAGCAGCCGCTATCCGGAGGCCGCGCCGCTGCCGGATCGGCCGCAGCTCGACGACCTGCTGCGGGAAGCGGGTTTCGAATTCGAATGGGACGCCACGCTCAAAGTGGGCCAGGGGGCTTACAAGCCGAAGTTCCGCAATTCGCTCTCCGTCACCAGCGGCAGCACGCCGACCAGCCGGCTGGAGACCCTCTCGGGTCGAGGCGAGCCCGGCGAGGTCACACCGGAAGAGGCCGACGCCCGGCAGTTCGAGGAAAAACTGCAGCGGGCGATGACCGAAGGAGCGTTCCTCTGCCTCCAGGTATCGCCGAAGGAATTCGACGCCGCGCGCGACGAGCTCTGCCGGCGATTCGATGTCGAGCTGATCGACCTCGAAGGGGTCTTCCTCGACGCCCTGCAGGACGTGGTCGTGAAGGCGAAGGTCGACTGGGACCTGGTGCTGCAGACCGACGCCGCGCCGAACCAGGGGGACTGGGACAAGCTGCTGATGCTCGTCGGCCGGGCGATGCCAGCGGTCGAGGCCCGGCTGCTGCAGGCGCAGAAGACGATGGTCGTGATCTACGCCGGGCTGCTGTCGCGGTACGGCCAGATGGACCTGCTCAGCCGGTTGTCGCAGAAAGTCGGCCGGCGGGATGGCATTCCCGGTCTGTGGCTACTGCTTCCGGGAGAACAGCCGCTCCTCGACGGAAAATCGGTCCCGCTCATCGGTCCGGGCCAGCGGGCGAAGATCCCACAGAGCTGGATCAAGAACGTGCATCGGGGACGAAAATCGAAGCGGGACGAGGAAGAGGATTTCACCGCGGAGGCGCGGAGGTCGCGGAGAAGAGAGGGAGCAGACCGAATACCCGATGCTCAACAGGATCGCTCGTGA